The genomic segment CCGCGTGTGTTGAAAGCTGCCCGACGCAAGCCATTGTGTTCGGCGATCTTGCAGACGAGTCGAGTGAAGTGGCAAGGCTGGCTCGTGCAAGCAATACATTCCGGTTTCTTGCGCGGCTCGGCTCGGAGCCGAAAGTGTACTATCACTCTGAAAGGCATTGGGTGCGTGCAATGGCCGGGAGGACTCTCTCACGCTTGCAGAAGGAGGAAGTTCATGGATAAGCAACTCATTCCGAGAGGATTGCGTCGCACATCATTCAAGAGGTTTGTGACGTGGATTGCTCCGTGGACATTGCTGTTGTGTGTGGGATTGTATGCCATCTACCTCTGTCTGTGGGAAGGCTTGCATCACACGAATATGGACAACCGATTTGCCTTCGGGCTGTGGATTTATCTCGACCTTACTGTCATTGCCCTCGGCGCAGGGGCGTTCTTCACCGGCTTTCTGCTGTACATCCTGCGACGGCATGAACTCAAAGCGGTCATTAACAGCGCTGTCGTGTTGGGATTCATCTGTTATAGCGGCGCCGTTGCCGTACTCGCCGTGGATGTCGGTCAGCCGTTGCGGGCGTGGTTTACGTTCTGGCATCCGAACACGCACTCAATGCTCACCGAAGTCACGTTCTGCCTGACGGCATATCTTACAGTGCTCGCAATCGAGTATCTGCCTGTCGTCCTGAAAAACAGAAAACTGCGGCAAATACCCCGCTTTCTTGTATTTGAGTTTGAGTTGCACAAAGTCATGCCCGTGCTCGCCGGAGTCGGGACGTTTCTCTCGTTCTTCCATCAAGGATCGTTGGGAGGATTATACGGTGTGTTGCGCGGCAGGCCGTTCGCGTTCAGGGAAGAACTCGGCATCTTCCCCTCAACCTTCTTTCTCTTCATCATTTCCGCAGTGGCGGCGGGTCCCGCTTTCGTGATGGTGACAACGTGGCTCGTGCAGAAGATTTCACGCAAACAGTTGGTGAAACCCGAAGTGTTCAAGCTTCTCGGCAAAATCTCCGGCATCATGCTGATCGTGTATGTGCTGCTGAAAACAGTCGACACACTTGTGTGGATCAACAGCACATCCCCTGCAGCGGGATTTCCCGCCTTTGAATACTATGCAAGGAAATCCTTCGGCACGTGGATTTTGTTTTCGGAAGTCATTCTGCTCGGACTCATCCCCGCGCTACTTCTGTTAAGCAGGAAGATGAGAGAGAAGTCCGGATTGCTCGTCCTCGCGGCATTCCTGACCTGTTGCGGCGTCATGCTCAACCGATTTGTCATGACGATTCAGACGCTTGCATTGCCGACACTGCCGTTCGACGAATTCCTGTCGTACGTTCCGAGTTGGCAGGAAGTCGCGACATTCGGCGCCGTGATAGCGTACGGCGTGCTGCTGTATTCATTCACGTTCAGATATACGACGCTGTTCCCGGAAGAACGGGAAATCATTCAATCGTAAAAGGAGAAGCCTCATGTTTCCGTGGGTTTATGAATTTCAATGGAGTGCCGCACATATCATTTTTCTTTTCGCGTTCTTTAGCGTGGCGGTTGTCATTCTCTCGGCAGTGACAATTGCTGCGATGCGTGCCTATACGCATTTCAAACATCGCAGGGAAGAGAAGATTATGTGGGAAGCTGATTTCAAGGATCTGCCGAAACTGGCGCGAGTCTGCCGCCATGAGCTCACGGGAGAAGTCAAACACAGAACCTGCGACAACATGTTCGAATGCGGCTCATGCGATGTGCACCCGACTTTTCTTGCGCGACACAACCCCGACTTGTCGGAAACGAACGTCGAGCCGACGGTGTTTGGATTCAACATGCCACCTCACAGGCGTTACCACCGCGGGCATACGTGGGTAGAAAATGAAGGGAATGGCTTCTACAAGGTCGGCCTGGATGATTTCGCCTCGCGCATGATAGGAAATCCGGACGTTGTAGAACTGCCAAAACCGGGCGAGCAGTTGCAGACGAACGGCACCGGCTGGCTCATGAAGAAGCAGGATGCCACGTTGCGCATTCTCTCGCCGATTGACGGTGAAGTAATTGAACGCGGCAGCCCCGATAAGGGATGGTTCCTGAGACTAAAGGGTGAAGAAACCGAGCAAGCAACAAGTCACCTGCTGAGACGTGAAGAAATCCGTCCCTGGATACTGCGCGAACTCGAACGTCTGCAACGCTCGCTTGCCACCGGCGGACTCGGTATGACACTCGCCGATGGCGGTGAACTGATGCCCGACATATGGAAACAGGCCCCCGATGTTGATTGGGATGGGGTGTGGGGCGAAATGTTCCTGCAGGGATAATTCTCGTTTGTCACACAAAAGAAGGGAGTCGAAGAACCGCGTGACTTTCAAGTGGGTTTGTCATCGTCGGATGCTTTGATTCCCTTCTGTTATCATGTACCGAAGTGTTCACCGTTAACTACCGTACGACACTCATTTTCTTCACTGTAACGTTCTCTCCCGTGTTGAGCCTGTAGAAGTACACGCCGCTGGGGACTGTCAGCCCGTTTTTGTCGCGACCGTCCCATAACACTTCATGTCTGCCTGACGGGAGATTCTCCTCAACCAGTGTCCTAACTTCCTGGCCCAGCGTATTGAACACGCGGAGCGTTACATGCCCTCGGTCCGGGATCTCGAACACAATTCTTGTCTGCGGATTAAGTGGATTCGGATAATTCTGATCCAGCATGAATGACAACGGGCTTCTTTCCTCCACTGTCGTGACGAGATCAACCCTGACGCTTTCGAAGTAGTGTGTTCGGCCGTCAAGATCAATTTGTTTCAGGCGATAGAACCACGTCCCTCGCTGAGTTGATTGATCGGTGAATCGGTAGAATCGCGGCTCGAGCGTCGTCCCGTGACCCGGGGTGAAGCTGTTTGGAATCGTGAAGAAGTTCGTTGGGGTATCCGGTGACTTCTGAATCTCAAAACCGTAGTTATTCGTCTCCGAGAGCGTTGTCCATTCCAGGCGAACAACTCCCGGCTCAATGACGCCGGCAGAGAAACTGCCGAGTTGGACGGGAACGGGATTGTGATTCAGCAAAGCCACAAGCCGGAGGTCGAAGCCAAGATCGTTGCTGGCAATATCGTACTGATGTACTTCCACCGCCAGTACGTTTCTTCCTGCAACCAACACTGAAGGGTTAATGGAAGCTGTGTAAAATATGTTTTCATCGTCACCGCTGACAAGGCCAACGGCAAGTGTGGAATGCGCTATTGTTCCGGCCGGCATATTCGTGCGGAATACTTCCGTGCCGTTCAGATATACAACGGCGCCATCATCTCTCAACACATCAACCACCAAATCGAGAACCACGGATGGATCGGAAATGTCGAAGGCATGGCGGAAGTATGTAGTGATGTGACGGTTGCCCGGTGGGCCTGCGTTAATTTCGGTAATTTCTCCGTCGTCACCGAAACCGAGCCGCGCCGGCCCGGACGCCCACGATGTATCGTTGAATTCCGGCATTCGCCACGCCGTACCCTGATCGGAGTTGTCATCAAGATACTTCCACACTGATCCGACAGGAAGTAAAGCAATCTCGTTTGCTCTGATTCGATAACGATCGACGAGAGTACCTCCACCCTCAACGGAGTGGAATTCAAACACCATGCTATCCTGGTCTGCTGTGATCAGCATGGCTCCGTGATTGGCATTGTAGCGAACCATGCTGCCTACAATCGGGTTGCTGATAAACTCCTTCAACTGTCGCCCGCCGCTTCCATTCACGAAATACGGGAAGTCGGGGTAAACGATACGTTCGTAATGATGCTCATGCCCGGCGAGTACCACATGTGCACCCCACTCTTTGAACGGCCAGCGAAGCCTGACATCTGCGGGTCGGACCGATGATGTGTACGGGGGATGATGGAAGAACACGACTTTCCATTGCGCGGCGGATGTTGTCAGTTCTTGTTGGAGCCAGAGCGCCTGCATCGAAGTACTCGTAATCCCGTCCGGTTCGGCGCTGTCGCTGTCAACGGCAAAAAAATGTACAGGTCCCTTCACAAAACTGTAGTATCGCTCATTGCCGGGTAACTCGAAGTAGTTGTACCAACCTTCAATACCAGCACGCCAATCGTGATTTCCTAACGTGGGGAAAAATCTGTTTTCCGGCGAGCCCGGCGCGTACATACTGGGACTTCCCTGCGGATAACGGATATACTGACCGTAAAACCGCCCCACTTCGTTGTCCCAAATAACAATGCTCGTGTCGTTATCCACATAGTTGTTATCGCCTACCGTGATAATGAAATCCGGATTCCAGCTTGAAATCATGTCGGCAACTGCTTGCACACTGGAATCCGACGGAAAATCTCCAACTGCGGCAAACCGGATTGAGTGTTGGCCCTGAGCCGCGGACGACACCAACGGGATCGCGGCAAAGATCAGGAGTCTCCAAAGTCTAACGAAGCGCGTATTTCTTTTCATAGAATCATACACCAGGTGATTACTTCAGCAGGAAAGTCGAGGGAATCGTGACCATCAAAAGATAATTTGTTCGGCTCGATAATTCAACTCGGCAATTGGAGTTCCCTGCCCGGTGACAGGTGACTAGGACCTTCACCGCGCACTGATGTTGACGGGTGTTTGCTTACAATGAAGAACCTGAGTATTTTTCGTAACACAAGTCACACTGATGCGATTTCCCGGACGAATTCTCCGTGCAACGTAATGTGCAAACCCGTCATCCCATTCGATCCTGAAAGCAGCAAGCTGGCCAGCATATATGATGAACTGCCACTCTGGTCGGCACCATTCGGCATCTTGCTGCTCAACCGTATCAGATACAGACAGGCAATGACGGTCCTTGATGTCGGTTGCGGGACAGGATTCCCAATGCTCGAGCTTGCACAGCGCCTGGGAGATTCCTGCAAGATTGTTGGTATTGATCCCTGGCCTGCCGGAATCGAACGCGCCCGCACGAAGGCATCGGCAATGGGCATCACAAATGTCGAGTTTGTCGAGGGGAAGGCTGAACAATTGCCTTTCACCGACAGATTCTTCGATCTCATTGTTTCAAACAACGGCATTAACAACGTCGAGGATGAAGTTCGGGCGCTGGCGGAGTGTTTTCGGATTAGTAAAGCAGGGGGGCAATTCGTTCTTACAGTCAACCTTCCGGAAACAATGGAGGAGTTCTACAATGTTTACAGAACACTATTGCGAAAGGCGGGAAGAGACGATCTGCTGGAACGCCTCACTCAGCATATCTTCATGAAAAGAAAGCCTCTGACGACAACTTTGCAGCGCTTATCTCATGCCGGATTCGTGATTGAAGACGTCAAAGAAGATCTCTTCACAATGCAATTCCTTGACGGAACTTCTCTCTTCAACCACTATTTTATG from the Bacteroidota bacterium genome contains:
- a CDS encoding metallophosphoesterase, with protein sequence MKRNTRFVRLWRLLIFAAIPLVSSAAQGQHSIRFAAVGDFPSDSSVQAVADMISSWNPDFIITVGDNNYVDNDTSIVIWDNEVGRFYGQYIRYPQGSPSMYAPGSPENRFFPTLGNHDWRAGIEGWYNYFELPGNERYYSFVKGPVHFFAVDSDSAEPDGITSTSMQALWLQQELTTSAAQWKVVFFHHPPYTSSVRPADVRLRWPFKEWGAHVVLAGHEHHYERIVYPDFPYFVNGSGGRQLKEFISNPIVGSMVRYNANHGAMLITADQDSMVFEFHSVEGGGTLVDRYRIRANEIALLPVGSVWKYLDDNSDQGTAWRMPEFNDTSWASGPARLGFGDDGEITEINAGPPGNRHITTYFRHAFDISDPSVVLDLVVDVLRDDGAVVYLNGTEVFRTNMPAGTIAHSTLAVGLVSGDDENIFYTASINPSVLVAGRNVLAVEVHQYDIASNDLGFDLRLVALLNHNPVPVQLGSFSAGVIEPGVVRLEWTTLSETNNYGFEIQKSPDTPTNFFTIPNSFTPGHGTTLEPRFYRFTDQSTQRGTWFYRLKQIDLDGRTHYFESVRVDLVTTVEERSPLSFMLDQNYPNPLNPQTRIVFEIPDRGHVTLRVFNTLGQEVRTLVEENLPSGRHEVLWDGRDKNGLTVPSGVYFYRLNTGENVTVKKMSVVR
- a CDS encoding 4Fe-4S dicluster domain-containing protein; the encoded protein is ACVESCPTQAIVFGDLADESSEVARLARASNTFRFLARLGSEPKVYYHSERHWVRAMAGRTLSRLQKEEVHG
- a CDS encoding methyltransferase domain-containing protein, whose protein sequence is MCKPVIPFDPESSKLASIYDELPLWSAPFGILLLNRIRYRQAMTVLDVGCGTGFPMLELAQRLGDSCKIVGIDPWPAGIERARTKASAMGITNVEFVEGKAEQLPFTDRFFDLIVSNNGINNVEDEVRALAECFRISKAGGQFVLTVNLPETMEEFYNVYRTLLRKAGRDDLLERLTQHIFMKRKPLTTTLQRLSHAGFVIEDVKEDLFTMQFLDGTSLFNHYFMRLAFVQPWQDIVKHDAPSVYERLQHNLNQLALQNGGLKLTIPFACISCRRAA
- a CDS encoding glycine cleavage system protein H — encoded protein: MFPWVYEFQWSAAHIIFLFAFFSVAVVILSAVTIAAMRAYTHFKHRREEKIMWEADFKDLPKLARVCRHELTGEVKHRTCDNMFECGSCDVHPTFLARHNPDLSETNVEPTVFGFNMPPHRRYHRGHTWVENEGNGFYKVGLDDFASRMIGNPDVVELPKPGEQLQTNGTGWLMKKQDATLRILSPIDGEVIERGSPDKGWFLRLKGEETEQATSHLLRREEIRPWILRELERLQRSLATGGLGMTLADGGELMPDIWKQAPDVDWDGVWGEMFLQG
- the nrfD gene encoding polysulfide reductase NrfD; translated protein: MDKQLIPRGLRRTSFKRFVTWIAPWTLLLCVGLYAIYLCLWEGLHHTNMDNRFAFGLWIYLDLTVIALGAGAFFTGFLLYILRRHELKAVINSAVVLGFICYSGAVAVLAVDVGQPLRAWFTFWHPNTHSMLTEVTFCLTAYLTVLAIEYLPVVLKNRKLRQIPRFLVFEFELHKVMPVLAGVGTFLSFFHQGSLGGLYGVLRGRPFAFREELGIFPSTFFLFIISAVAAGPAFVMVTTWLVQKISRKQLVKPEVFKLLGKISGIMLIVYVLLKTVDTLVWINSTSPAAGFPAFEYYARKSFGTWILFSEVILLGLIPALLLLSRKMREKSGLLVLAAFLTCCGVMLNRFVMTIQTLALPTLPFDEFLSYVPSWQEVATFGAVIAYGVLLYSFTFRYTTLFPEEREIIQS